The following coding sequences lie in one Miscanthus floridulus cultivar M001 chromosome 9, ASM1932011v1, whole genome shotgun sequence genomic window:
- the LOC136483080 gene encoding patatin-like protein 2 isoform X1: MGSNGTATAVKTSALRARPPPPSEGRLVTVLSIDGGGIRGLIPATIIACLEKKLQDLDGPDARIADYFDVIAGTSTGALITSMLAAPDENRRPLFAAKDISKFYLENGPKIFPQRKYVHTLLAAHSSLVYVYPLHYTSLMPLHACATGTYRMIMEFLKPVANVVSQLMGPKYDGSYLHDKIKSLTRDVRIADTVTNIVVPAFDVRTLQPVIFSTYEARHEQLKNAHLSDICISTAAAPTFFPAHYFTTESPGDVGSPREFHLVDGGVAANNPTMVAMSMLAKEVLRHNPDFRCNEYRNYLIVSVGTGSPKQAKLYTAPKCAKWGLFRWLYDGGFNPLIDIFTHASADMVDIHAEVLLEILGCDNDYLRVQCDSLEGQASSVDVATKENMETLIGIGRHLLKKEVARVNIDTGVYETVHGEGTNEEALERFARKLSDERKLRNRNFNSY, encoded by the exons ATGGGTAGCAACGGCACTGCAACGGCCGTCAAGACGTCCGCGCTGAGGGCCCGGCCGCCACCACCGTCAGAGGGGAGGCTCGTCACTGTGCTGAGCATCGACGGCGGCGGCATCCGCGGCCTCATCCCGGCCACCATCATCGCCTGCCTCGAGAAAAAGCTGCAG GACCTTGACGGGCCGGACGCGCGGATCGCGGACTACTTCGACGTGATCGCCGGGACGAGCACCGGCGCGCTGATCACGTCGATGCTGGCGGCGCCTGACGAGAACAGGCGGCCGCTCTTCGCCGCCAAGGACATCAGCAAGTTCTACCTCGAGAACGGCCCCAAGATCTTTCCACAGAGAAAGTATGTACATACGCTGCTAGCAGCTCACTCTTCATTGGTCTACGTCTACCCACTACACTACACTTCCTTGATGCCGCTGCATGCGTGTGCTACTGGTACATACAGGATGATCATGGAGTTCCTGAAGCCGGTGGCGAACGTGGTGAGCCAGCTGATGGGGCCCAAGTACGACGGGTCGTACCTGCACGACAAGATCAAGAGCCTGACGCGCGACGTGCGGATCGCGGACACGGTCACCAACATCGTGGTGCCGGCGTTCGACGTCCGGACGCTGCAGCCGGTGATCTTCTCGACGTACGAGGCACGGCACGAGCAGCTGAAGAACGCGCACCTGTCCGACATCTGCAtcagcacggcggcggcgcccacCTTCTTCCCGGCGCACTACTTCACGACGGAGAGCCCCGGCGACGTGGGGTCACCGCGGGAGTTCCACCTGGTGGACGGCGGTGTGGCGGCCAACAACCCCACCATGGTCGCCATGTCCATGCTCGCCAAGGAGGTGCTCCGCCACAACCCGGACTTCAGGTGCAACGAGTACCGGAACTACCTCATCGTCTCCGTCGGCACCGGGTCGCCCAAGCAGGCGAAGCTGTACACCGCTCCCAAGTGCGCCAAGTGGGGCCTGTTCCGGTGGCTCTACGACGGCGGCTTCAACCCGCTCATCGACATCTTCACCCACGCCAGCGCCGATATGGTCGACATCCACGCGGAGGTGCTCCTGGAGATTCTTGGATGCGACAACGACTACCTCCGCGTCCAG TGTGATTCGCTAGAGGGGCAGGCTTCGTCGGTGGATGTGGCAACGAAGGAGAACATGGAGACTTTGATCGGGATCGGCAGGCACCTTCTGAAGAAGGAAGTGGCGAGGGTGAACATCGACACGGGAGTGTACGAGACCGTGCATGGCGAGGGCACCAACGAGGAGGCTCTTGAACGCTTTGCCAGGAAGCTCTCCGACGAGCGCAAGCTACGCAACAGGAACTTCAACTCCTACTAG
- the LOC136483080 gene encoding patatin-like protein 2 isoform X2: MGSNGTATAVKTSALRARPPPPSEGRLVTVLSIDGGGIRGLIPATIIACLEKKLQDLDGPDARIADYFDVIAGTSTGALITSMLAAPDENRRPLFAAKDISKFYLENGPKIFPQRKMIMEFLKPVANVVSQLMGPKYDGSYLHDKIKSLTRDVRIADTVTNIVVPAFDVRTLQPVIFSTYEARHEQLKNAHLSDICISTAAAPTFFPAHYFTTESPGDVGSPREFHLVDGGVAANNPTMVAMSMLAKEVLRHNPDFRCNEYRNYLIVSVGTGSPKQAKLYTAPKCAKWGLFRWLYDGGFNPLIDIFTHASADMVDIHAEVLLEILGCDNDYLRVQCDSLEGQASSVDVATKENMETLIGIGRHLLKKEVARVNIDTGVYETVHGEGTNEEALERFARKLSDERKLRNRNFNSY; this comes from the exons ATGGGTAGCAACGGCACTGCAACGGCCGTCAAGACGTCCGCGCTGAGGGCCCGGCCGCCACCACCGTCAGAGGGGAGGCTCGTCACTGTGCTGAGCATCGACGGCGGCGGCATCCGCGGCCTCATCCCGGCCACCATCATCGCCTGCCTCGAGAAAAAGCTGCAG GACCTTGACGGGCCGGACGCGCGGATCGCGGACTACTTCGACGTGATCGCCGGGACGAGCACCGGCGCGCTGATCACGTCGATGCTGGCGGCGCCTGACGAGAACAGGCGGCCGCTCTTCGCCGCCAAGGACATCAGCAAGTTCTACCTCGAGAACGGCCCCAAGATCTTTCCACAGAGAAA GATGATCATGGAGTTCCTGAAGCCGGTGGCGAACGTGGTGAGCCAGCTGATGGGGCCCAAGTACGACGGGTCGTACCTGCACGACAAGATCAAGAGCCTGACGCGCGACGTGCGGATCGCGGACACGGTCACCAACATCGTGGTGCCGGCGTTCGACGTCCGGACGCTGCAGCCGGTGATCTTCTCGACGTACGAGGCACGGCACGAGCAGCTGAAGAACGCGCACCTGTCCGACATCTGCAtcagcacggcggcggcgcccacCTTCTTCCCGGCGCACTACTTCACGACGGAGAGCCCCGGCGACGTGGGGTCACCGCGGGAGTTCCACCTGGTGGACGGCGGTGTGGCGGCCAACAACCCCACCATGGTCGCCATGTCCATGCTCGCCAAGGAGGTGCTCCGCCACAACCCGGACTTCAGGTGCAACGAGTACCGGAACTACCTCATCGTCTCCGTCGGCACCGGGTCGCCCAAGCAGGCGAAGCTGTACACCGCTCCCAAGTGCGCCAAGTGGGGCCTGTTCCGGTGGCTCTACGACGGCGGCTTCAACCCGCTCATCGACATCTTCACCCACGCCAGCGCCGATATGGTCGACATCCACGCGGAGGTGCTCCTGGAGATTCTTGGATGCGACAACGACTACCTCCGCGTCCAG TGTGATTCGCTAGAGGGGCAGGCTTCGTCGGTGGATGTGGCAACGAAGGAGAACATGGAGACTTTGATCGGGATCGGCAGGCACCTTCTGAAGAAGGAAGTGGCGAGGGTGAACATCGACACGGGAGTGTACGAGACCGTGCATGGCGAGGGCACCAACGAGGAGGCTCTTGAACGCTTTGCCAGGAAGCTCTCCGACGAGCGCAAGCTACGCAACAGGAACTTCAACTCCTACTAG